Part of the Spirochaeta cellobiosiphila DSM 17781 genome, TTAGTGACATCATCTATAACCAACCAGATCCTACTAGTCTTGCGCCTTTTCAATATGAAATAGGGGTTGGATATGATGTCACACAGCAAAGTGGTCAATCAGCAGACATGTTTTCCAAAGATAAAGACTATAATAACTTGCTATTGAATTATAATATCCATTATGGAGATATCAGAACAAAAACCAAAGTCCCCTATGATATATTCAGTGTCGAAGGATTTGCAGGATTCCGTTACAATGATTTCTATGGTTCTTTCTTCAGTAAGGGCTTGTTGTGGGGAACCCCGATGTATATTAATAAGCATATGGATAACCTGTTGGGTATCTATATGCATTATGACTTTGTCTATAGTGATGTGTTTAATCTAAGTGCTAACAGCTTAGGTGTAGGTTGGCAAAACCAGATTGATAATGTATACATCCAAAGTAACTGGGAATCTTACCTATCATTCTTAGCCCTAGGAAGTTCAGAAAACCTCCACCTTAAAAAGATTGATCAGATCTATGGAGAACCAGAGGTAGAACGCCGTAGTTATGATATCGGTTTTGGTTCTAATGTGAAGCTGGACTATACGCTACAAGTAAAGCCCATTAATACTAATCTTTATATGAATAATTACTTTTACTTTATGTACATTTACCCAGAAGCTGTACCCAAAGGTGGTTCTTCCGGGTTTGCGCTTAAAAACAATTGGCAACTAGGCTTAGAGAAGATTGTATCTGAAGATACAAAAATATTTCTTAGGTATTATCGCTGGAATAGTGATACTCGATACGAAAATTTGGATAATACCTCATATACTCTCGAGGGCCTTCGTTTAGGTATCAGTTATACCTACAATTAAAGCTTTTGTACTTCTTTGTATCGATAGCAATCTGTAGTGTGATCATTCACAATACCCGTTGCCTGTAGAAAAGAATAAATAATAGTCGTACCAACAAAGGACATTCCTCTTTTCTTAAGGTCCTTGGATATTCTTTCAGACAATTCTGTACTGGCAGGAACATCAGATAGTTTAGGAAAATTATTCACGATAGGTTTATTATCTACATAATTCCATATGAACCTATCAAAGCTTTTCCATTCTGTCTGTATTTGAAGAAAAGCCTTTGCATTCTTAATAGCGGATCCTATTTTAAGTTTGTTACGTATGATTCCTTGATTAGCCAATAACTCAGCCACTTTGGCTTCGTCATATTGAGCAACAATCTGGGGATCGAAATCATCAAAGGCCTGACGATAAGCCTCTCTTTTACGTAAAACGGTGTACCAGGATAGACCGGCTTGAGCTCCTTCAAGTATCAAGAATTCAAAGAAGGTACGATCATCATGGACAGGGACACCCCACTCCTGATCATGATATTGAATATAAAGTTCCTTATCTTCCGGAACCCATCCACAACGTATCATAAATATTTACTCCATTTTTTCTGCTAGTTCTTCCCAACGCAATGTGTTTGATTCTATTAATTGATTCACCTGATCATATCGTTCATTCTTTTGCTGCATAGCCTGGGGATCAATGGAAGAATCAACAAAATCCTCTTCTAATTGGGCTTTCTCCAGTTCCAGTTCTTCTATTAGAGGAAGAAGTTCTTCAAACTCTTTTTTTTCATTGAAGCTTAAACCTCTCTTTTCTCTTTTCTTAGGCCAATCTGCAGACTTACTTTGTTCCTTCTTGGCCCGGGCTTTTTCCTTACGGCTATAATCCCAGTACTCAGTATAGGATCCTGTAAATCCTTGAACATCACCTGAACCATCCAGGACAAAGAGTCCATCTACGACTTTGTCCAGAAAGTATCTATCATGGGATACCACCAGAACACAACCATCATAGTCCTCAAGAAAGCTTTCCAAAGCTCCCAGAGTATCTATATCCAAATCATTTGTTGGTTCGTCAAAGATGAGAAAATTAGGACTCCCTAGAAGTACTGTTATTAGTTGCAAACGTCGTCGTTCTCCACCGGACAAAAGCTTGAGTGGTGTTCGGAATTTTTCTTTTGGGAAGAGGAATTCTTCCAGAAGTTGTCCTGCAGAGACAACCTGGCCTCCAGCTTTTGTTATGGTATCTCCATAGCTTTGAAGATAATCTAATACGTTTTCATCAGAATCGAGGGATATACTTAATTGATCAAAGTAGCCAAATACAGTGTTCTTGCCTGGATCCACAAATCCTGAATCCGGTTCAATATCACCAACAAGGATCTTAAGGAAGGTGGTCTTTCCTACTCCATTGCCCCCAATGAGACCTAAACGTTCTCCTTTTTTGAAAGAATAGTCAAAGGAATTGAGGATGGTCTTATCACCGAAGGATTTTTCCACATGCTTGAGTTCCAGAACTTTTTTCCCCAAACGTTTCCCTTCAGTAGAGAAATCACTCATAATAGGAGAATCCCCTTCTTGAGCGTCCATCAGATCATAGGCCCTGGCAATTCTTTTTTTATCCTTAGTTCCCCGTGCTTTTGGTCCGCGACTTAACCATTCCACTTCACGCCTGAGAATGGTTTTAATCCTTTCTTGTTCCCGGTATTTGATCTGGAGTCTTAGATCTCTTTTTTCAAGATAATATGTATAATTACCATCATAGCGATAAAGCCTCTGGTCATCGATTTCATAGATGACTGAACATACGTTATTAAGGAAGTACCTATCATGTGTTACTACCACGAGGGACTTCTCTGTTTGCTTGAGGAATTCTTCTAACCAGATAATAGTAGGAGCATCCAGATGGTTGGTAGGCTCATCCAGAAGGATTAGCTGGGAATCATTAACCAGGACCTGGGCTAAAGAGACCTTTCGGATCATTCCTCCTGATAACTCCCCCATCTTCTGGGTAACATTTTCAATCCCTAGTCGATTAAGAACGCCTTTTATATTGCTTTCAATAGTCCAGGCATTAAGGTTATCCATTTGCTCCATTAATTCCTGAAGACGTTCTCCTCCCGGTCTATTTTGAGCGACATCTTCCAGACAGACCTCATATTCTCTAATAGCTGTCATTACAGGAGAGTCATCTTTGAATATATGATCCAGTACTGTATCTTGTGAGTCATAATCGGGTTTCTGAGGTAAATAAGACACATGATATCCTTTATTCCAGGAAATATGCCCCTCATCAGGCTCAATCTTTTGAGCCAGGATTTTTAGTAGAGTCGATTTACCTGTCCCATTGATACCGATAAGAGCAACCTTCTGCCCCTTCTGGATACCGAAGGACACCCCCTCAAAGAGAACCTTGTCACCAAGGATTTTTGTTATATTGTCAATTGATATTAAGTTTTCAGCCATTTGGCTGTCAGTCTACTGCTTTGTATATTTGCTTGTCAAAGAGTTTAGGGTTTCTGCCATTTCATCCAAGCTGACTACCTTATCCAGATGACCTAATTCTTTAGCGACCTTAGGCATTCCATAGACAATTGAACTTTGCTCATCCTGTCCTATGGTGATCCCCCCTTCCCGGTAGATACGACCTATTTCTCTGGCACCATCTTTGCCCATACCTGTCATAATGACACCCATTGCTCGATTTCCATAATTCTTACCAATGGATTCAAATAATACATCAACACTAGGACGGTGACCATTAACAGCATCACCAGAGCGAACCTTGGCTATACTGGCAAAACTCATCCTTTCCACTTCTAAGTGTTTATCACCAGGGGCTATCAGAATACGCCCTGCTTTTATCACATCACCATCTTGAGCTTCTTTTACTTCAAGGGGACATATTCTGTTCAAGCTATTAGCAAATTCTTCTGTAAATCCTGCAGGCATATGCTGAACAATGAGAATGGGAACAGGGAAGTCTTCCCTTAGGTGAGGCAACATATGTCTTAAAGCATTAGGACCTCCTGTAGATATTCCCAACCCAAGGATCTCAAGAACTCCTGGTTCCTTTCGTCTGGCGATCTTATCTGCCTGGGGCCTGTCGGCCATAGTAATGCCCAGATCCTTCATAAGAGCTTTCTTTTTGTCGGGAATATAACTACTGGATACAGAAGCAATCTCTTCAGATGTGGCTTCCATTTTCACACCAATGTAATTACCACCATAAGCTATTAATAAATTACAAAGACGCTCTCCCACAACATGAATATCTTCAGAGATAGATCCAGATGGCTTGGTAATAAAATCACTAGCCCCTAAGTCTAATGCCTCCATGGTTATTCGAGCACCTTTTGTAGCAATGGAGGATAATATAACGACAGGAATTTTTATCCCTAGACGTTTTCGTTCTTGTAGGAATTCAATGCCATTCATCTCAGGCATTTCCAAGTCTAGAACAATGATATCTGGTTTTAATGAATCTATTTTTTTGAGAGCAAAACGACCATTCATAGCCGTACCTGCTACTTCTAGCTTGTCATTGCCTTCAACAATTTTACT contains:
- a CDS encoding DNA-3-methyladenine glycosylase I, whose product is MIRCGWVPEDKELYIQYHDQEWGVPVHDDRTFFEFLILEGAQAGLSWYTVLRKREAYRQAFDDFDPQIVAQYDEAKVAELLANQGIIRNKLKIGSAIKNAKAFLQIQTEWKSFDRFIWNYVDNKPIVNNFPKLSDVPASTELSERISKDLKKRGMSFVGTTIIYSFLQATGIVNDHTTDCYRYKEVQKL
- a CDS encoding protein-glutamate methylesterase/protein-glutamine glutaminase, yielding MSKKIRVLVTDDSALMRNLISKIVEGNDKLEVAGTAMNGRFALKKIDSLKPDIIVLDLEMPEMNGIEFLQERKRLGIKIPVVILSSIATKGARITMEALDLGASDFITKPSGSISEDIHVVGERLCNLLIAYGGNYIGVKMEATSEEIASVSSSYIPDKKKALMKDLGITMADRPQADKIARRKEPGVLEILGLGISTGGPNALRHMLPHLREDFPVPILIVQHMPAGFTEEFANSLNRICPLEVKEAQDGDVIKAGRILIAPGDKHLEVERMSFASIAKVRSGDAVNGHRPSVDVLFESIGKNYGNRAMGVIMTGMGKDGAREIGRIYREGGITIGQDEQSSIVYGMPKVAKELGHLDKVVSLDEMAETLNSLTSKYTKQ
- a CDS encoding DUF3943 domain-containing protein, encoding MTQRRILLILLLTITISVFGSSNEEQIPSTSALYWGTFFWNPVIWGPQLVAGIDYAAIYPQMWTRHLSNPWVWDNDEFSVNQLGHPYQGSLAYGSARGAGWDFNHSVYATMVSSVTWELFMENETPSKNDFIITTLGGTASGEIAYRLSQAIQGRFRRGIPGITGSALSWTLSPGGNISDIIYNQPDPTSLAPFQYEIGVGYDVTQQSGQSADMFSKDKDYNNLLLNYNIHYGDIRTKTKVPYDIFSVEGFAGFRYNDFYGSFFSKGLLWGTPMYINKHMDNLLGIYMHYDFVYSDVFNLSANSLGVGWQNQIDNVYIQSNWESYLSFLALGSSENLHLKKIDQIYGEPEVERRSYDIGFGSNVKLDYTLQVKPINTNLYMNNYFYFMYIYPEAVPKGGSSGFALKNNWQLGLEKIVSEDTKIFLRYYRWNSDTRYENLDNTSYTLEGLRLGISYTYN
- a CDS encoding ABC-F family ATP-binding cassette domain-containing protein, giving the protein MAENLISIDNITKILGDKVLFEGVSFGIQKGQKVALIGINGTGKSTLLKILAQKIEPDEGHISWNKGYHVSYLPQKPDYDSQDTVLDHIFKDDSPVMTAIREYEVCLEDVAQNRPGGERLQELMEQMDNLNAWTIESNIKGVLNRLGIENVTQKMGELSGGMIRKVSLAQVLVNDSQLILLDEPTNHLDAPTIIWLEEFLKQTEKSLVVVTHDRYFLNNVCSVIYEIDDQRLYRYDGNYTYYLEKRDLRLQIKYREQERIKTILRREVEWLSRGPKARGTKDKKRIARAYDLMDAQEGDSPIMSDFSTEGKRLGKKVLELKHVEKSFGDKTILNSFDYSFKKGERLGLIGGNGVGKTTFLKILVGDIEPDSGFVDPGKNTVFGYFDQLSISLDSDENVLDYLQSYGDTITKAGGQVVSAGQLLEEFLFPKEKFRTPLKLLSGGERRRLQLITVLLGSPNFLIFDEPTNDLDIDTLGALESFLEDYDGCVLVVSHDRYFLDKVVDGLFVLDGSGDVQGFTGSYTEYWDYSRKEKARAKKEQSKSADWPKKREKRGLSFNEKKEFEELLPLIEELELEKAQLEEDFVDSSIDPQAMQQKNERYDQVNQLIESNTLRWEELAEKME